A genome region from Brooklawnia propionicigenes includes the following:
- a CDS encoding NAD(P)/FAD-dependent oxidoreductase: MTFADPQATQDADVVVVGAGPGGSSAATFLARQGLDVLLLEKSEFPREKVCGDGLTPRTVRMLGRLGIDTSPSSGWVRNKGLRIHGGRTEPFTMAWPELTAFPDFGLVCPRSVFDDLLAGTAVQAGARLHTGVRVSAPIVDDRSGRVVGVTDARGREYRAPIVVACDGVSSRLAEATGRTRLAKRPLGVAVRSYYTSPKSDMEWIESYLELWDGKPGESNLLPGYGWVFGLGDGSANVGLGMLDSSKAFGKTDYRQLMRTWLDNTPEEWGFREANRLEPIRGAALPMAINRAPLYRDGLMLVGDSAGMVNPFNGEGISYAMESAEMAARAIVDARARGFGSPGAELAFQSYPNQVKQAWGGYYRLGTVFVQLIGRPEIMHLCVTYGLPRKHLMYLVHKLLAHLTDEPPADLSDRLIALMSRVAPST; the protein is encoded by the coding sequence ATGACGTTTGCCGATCCACAAGCCACCCAGGACGCCGATGTGGTCGTGGTCGGCGCCGGACCCGGCGGTTCATCGGCGGCGACGTTCCTGGCCCGTCAGGGTCTCGATGTTCTGCTCTTGGAGAAATCCGAGTTCCCCCGTGAGAAGGTGTGCGGCGACGGGCTGACCCCGCGCACCGTGCGGATGCTGGGCAGGCTGGGCATCGACACCAGCCCGTCGTCGGGATGGGTTCGCAACAAGGGGCTGCGCATCCACGGCGGACGAACCGAGCCGTTCACGATGGCCTGGCCCGAGCTGACGGCATTTCCTGATTTCGGCCTGGTCTGTCCGCGTTCGGTCTTCGACGACCTGCTGGCCGGCACGGCCGTGCAGGCCGGTGCGCGGCTGCACACCGGCGTGCGGGTGAGCGCCCCGATCGTCGACGACCGCAGCGGCCGCGTGGTCGGCGTCACCGATGCGCGCGGCCGCGAGTACCGGGCGCCCATCGTGGTCGCCTGCGACGGTGTCTCGTCCAGGCTGGCCGAGGCGACCGGGCGCACCAGGCTGGCCAAGCGGCCGCTCGGAGTGGCGGTACGCAGTTACTACACCAGCCCGAAATCCGACATGGAGTGGATCGAGAGCTACCTCGAGCTTTGGGACGGCAAGCCCGGCGAGTCGAACCTACTGCCGGGCTACGGCTGGGTCTTCGGCTTGGGTGACGGCTCGGCCAACGTGGGGCTGGGCATGCTCGATTCGAGCAAGGCCTTCGGCAAGACCGACTACCGCCAGCTGATGCGCACCTGGCTCGACAACACTCCCGAGGAGTGGGGTTTCCGCGAAGCCAACCGGCTCGAACCGATCCGCGGCGCCGCGCTGCCGATGGCGATCAACCGGGCCCCGCTGTACCGCGACGGCCTGATGCTGGTCGGCGACTCCGCCGGCATGGTCAATCCGTTCAACGGCGAGGGCATCTCGTATGCGATGGAGTCGGCCGAGATGGCCGCCCGTGCCATCGTGGACGCCCGGGCACGCGGCTTCGGCAGCCCGGGCGCCGAACTGGCCTTCCAGTCCTACCCGAACCAGGTGAAGCAGGCCTGGGGAGGCTACTACCGGCTCGGCACGGTCTTCGTCCAGTTGATCGGGCGGCCCGAGATCATGCACCTGTGCGTCACGTATGGACTCCCGCGTAAGCACCTGATGTACCTGGTGCATAAACTGTTGGCGCACCTCACCGATGAGCCACCGGCTGATTTAAGTGATCGTCTTATTGCATTAATGTCCAGGGTGGCGCCTTCGACATGA
- a CDS encoding NADH-quinone oxidoreductase subunit A, with the protein MNPYIPIAGMVVLATVFVLAAIPLSTVIGPARYNRTKYDSFECGLQATPQPTNGGRFSVKYYVTAMLFIMFDIEIVFLYPWAVAFGALDTLAVAAMILFIVTVVVAYYYDLRRGGLDWD; encoded by the coding sequence ATGAACCCCTATATTCCCATTGCCGGGATGGTGGTTCTGGCTACGGTATTCGTGCTGGCAGCGATCCCGCTGAGCACGGTAATCGGGCCCGCGCGATACAACCGCACCAAGTACGACTCCTTCGAGTGTGGGCTTCAGGCGACGCCTCAGCCCACAAATGGCGGTCGCTTCTCGGTGAAGTATTACGTAACAGCAATGTTGTTTATTATGTTCGACATCGAGATCGTATTCCTTTACCCCTGGGCGGTGGCCTTCGGTGCGCTGGACACGCTCGCCGTCGCCGCCATGATCTTGTTCATCGTCACCGTCGTCGTTGCCTACTACTACGACCTGCGTCGTGGTGGCCTGGACTGGGACTGA
- a CDS encoding NuoB/complex I 20 kDa subunit family protein, which yields MGIEDHVPSGVLLTTVEAIAGWTRKASFWPLTMGLACCAIEMMQYGGPRHDAGRWGQEVFRASPRQADLMIVSGRVSQKMAPVVRQLWDQMPNPKWCISMGVCASTGGMFNNYAIIQGVDHIVPVDMYVPGCPPRPDMLIDAVFKLREKELQWGPIGADRDKAISEKEAAALEAPALLEQKGLMR from the coding sequence ATGGGTATCGAAGACCACGTACCTTCGGGTGTCCTGCTGACCACCGTCGAAGCGATCGCAGGCTGGACGCGCAAGGCGTCGTTCTGGCCACTCACGATGGGCCTGGCCTGCTGCGCCATCGAAATGATGCAATACGGCGGCCCGCGTCACGATGCCGGACGATGGGGTCAAGAGGTCTTCCGCGCCTCACCCCGCCAGGCGGATCTGATGATCGTCTCCGGACGCGTCAGCCAGAAGATGGCGCCGGTCGTCCGCCAGCTGTGGGACCAGATGCCCAACCCGAAGTGGTGCATCTCGATGGGCGTGTGCGCGAGCACCGGCGGCATGTTCAACAACTACGCGATCATTCAGGGCGTCGATCACATCGTCCCGGTCGACATGTACGTGCCGGGTTGTCCGCCGCGTCCCGACATGTTGATCGATGCAGTCTTCAAGCTGCGTGAGAAAGAACTGCAGTGGGGCCCGATCGGTGCCGATCGCGACAAGGCGATCTCCGAGAAGGAGGCTGCTGCTCTCGAGGCTCCGGCGCTGCTTGAGCAGAAGGGGCTCATGCGATGA
- a CDS encoding NADH-quinone oxidoreductase subunit C, translating to MSEKNSEGRDPKVVGTADNPVAGPEEVTKGQLIAEGTGSASELASGPHAHLDRVLVPQAPTEGPVVTVRKGMWGPGHGSGDTSGFSGMTRIIEMPGTATPPFGGWFDDVADRVAELVPHFASRVMIWRGEITFVVLREKLLEVVKALRDDPALRFEVCMSVSGVHYPEMTGSELHAVYDLLSYTHNRRIRLEVTCPDGDAHIPSVVPVYPMANFHERETWDMFGIIFDGHPALTRILMPDDWVGHPQRKDYPLGGIPVEYKGAVVPPPDERRSYQA from the coding sequence ATGAGCGAGAAGAACTCCGAAGGCAGGGATCCGAAGGTGGTCGGTACGGCAGACAACCCGGTCGCCGGTCCCGAAGAAGTGACCAAGGGCCAACTGATCGCCGAGGGGACCGGCTCGGCCAGCGAATTGGCGAGCGGGCCGCACGCGCATCTGGACCGGGTGCTGGTGCCCCAGGCCCCGACCGAAGGCCCCGTGGTCACGGTCCGCAAGGGCATGTGGGGTCCCGGCCACGGATCCGGCGACACCAGCGGCTTCTCGGGCATGACCCGCATCATCGAGATGCCGGGCACCGCCACCCCGCCGTTCGGCGGCTGGTTCGATGATGTCGCCGACCGGGTGGCCGAGCTGGTGCCGCACTTCGCGTCCCGGGTGATGATCTGGCGCGGCGAGATCACCTTCGTCGTGCTGCGGGAGAAGCTGCTCGAGGTGGTCAAGGCGTTGCGCGATGATCCCGCGCTGCGTTTCGAGGTCTGCATGAGCGTTTCCGGTGTGCACTACCCGGAGATGACCGGCAGCGAGTTGCACGCGGTCTACGACCTCCTCAGCTACACCCACAACCGCCGCATCAGGCTGGAGGTCACCTGCCCCGATGGTGACGCTCATATTCCCAGCGTCGTCCCGGTGTACCCGATGGCGAACTTTCACGAGCGCGAGACCTGGGACATGTTCGGCATCATCTTCGATGGCCATCCGGCGCTGACCCGTATCCTGATGCCCGACGACTGGGTCGGTCATCCGCAACGCAAGGACTACCCCTTGGGCGGCATTCCGGTCGAGTACAAGGGAGCGGTCGTGCCGCCCCCGGACGAGCGCAGGAGCTACCAGGCATGA
- a CDS encoding NADH-quinone oxidoreductase subunit D yields the protein MSEQTKRSAGVPGSEDVFAVPGEPIADQAYLSSGADWDQIIESQRERADEIIVVNLGPQHPSTHGVMRLVLEMDGENVMSCRPGIGFLHTGIEKNSEYRTWTQGSTFFTRMNYVGGIHNEAAYSLAVDKLLDITDDIPRRGNQLRVLAMETNRIASHLTAVGANCLELGATSPQEVGLRERERILEFTEALTGLRMNNAYIRPGGVQNDMPDDGIDLLDELIKQLRINVPEIALFMLDNPIFKARTQHIGVLDLSTCMMLGMTGPVLRSTGYPWDLRKTQPYLGYDHYDFDVCTETSCDAYGRFKIRCDEMMQSLRILEQVRDELVESQGEPFRVQDPDLEWPSDLTVGADGQGNSNEHIKHIMGESMEALIHHFKKVTEGFKVPAGQVYVAIEGPAGELGAHLVSDGGTRPYRAHMRDPGFNHVQALPIMSEGAMLSDLLMALASIDPVMGGVDR from the coding sequence ATGAGCGAACAGACGAAGCGGAGTGCGGGCGTTCCCGGCTCGGAGGACGTTTTCGCGGTACCGGGCGAGCCGATCGCCGATCAGGCCTACTTGTCCTCGGGTGCCGACTGGGACCAGATCATCGAATCCCAGCGCGAACGCGCCGACGAGATCATCGTGGTCAATCTCGGCCCGCAGCACCCCTCGACCCACGGCGTGATGCGTCTGGTGCTCGAGATGGACGGCGAGAACGTGATGAGCTGTCGTCCGGGCATCGGATTCTTGCATACCGGCATCGAGAAGAACTCCGAGTACCGCACCTGGACGCAGGGCTCGACCTTCTTCACCCGGATGAACTACGTAGGCGGCATTCATAATGAGGCCGCCTATTCGTTGGCCGTGGACAAGCTGCTCGACATCACCGATGACATCCCGCGGCGCGGCAACCAGCTGCGGGTGCTCGCGATGGAGACCAACCGCATCGCCTCGCACCTGACCGCGGTGGGCGCCAACTGCCTCGAACTGGGCGCCACCTCACCTCAGGAGGTCGGCCTGCGCGAGCGGGAACGCATCCTCGAGTTCACCGAGGCGCTGACCGGTCTGCGCATGAACAACGCCTACATTCGGCCGGGCGGCGTCCAGAACGACATGCCGGACGACGGCATCGACCTGCTGGACGAGTTGATCAAGCAGCTGAGGATCAACGTCCCCGAGATCGCGCTGTTCATGCTCGACAACCCGATCTTCAAGGCCCGCACTCAGCACATCGGCGTGCTGGATCTGAGCACCTGCATGATGCTCGGCATGACCGGCCCGGTGCTGCGGTCGACCGGCTACCCCTGGGATCTGCGCAAGACCCAGCCGTATCTGGGCTACGACCACTACGACTTCGATGTCTGCACCGAGACCAGCTGCGATGCCTATGGACGCTTCAAGATCCGCTGCGACGAGATGATGCAGTCGCTGCGCATCCTCGAGCAGGTGCGCGACGAGCTGGTCGAAAGCCAGGGCGAGCCCTTCCGGGTACAGGATCCCGACCTCGAATGGCCGAGCGATCTGACGGTGGGCGCCGATGGCCAGGGCAACTCGAACGAGCACATCAAGCACATCATGGGTGAGTCCATGGAAGCGCTGATCCACCACTTCAAGAAGGTGACCGAAGGCTTCAAGGTGCCGGCGGGCCAGGTCTACGTGGCCATCGAAGGCCCCGCCGGTGAGCTGGGCGCTCATCTGGTCTCCGACGGAGGTACCCGGCCGTACCGGGCACATATGCGCGACCCAGGCTTCAACCACGTTCAAGCCCTGCCGATCATGTCCGAAGGTGCGATGCTGTCCGACCTGCTGATGGCGCTGGCCAGCATCGACCCGGTCATGGGAGGCGTCGACCGATGA